The following are from one region of the Rhizobium sullae genome:
- a CDS encoding phage major capsid protein: MHIHKIKADRAATVSEMRAALSAGNNAEFEKLAKQIEAFDAQINAEERMAAFEARQPAKDSLESEIRAYSVSAAVTGYVNGRLEGREAEVAQELRNGAQTTRGMRIPLSAIADYERREVTANPAFQNQSFQNLIPRLAPASHVIQAGATVLSGLGYGSISFPRMVGGPDANISWVAESGAVSQGSATFDNVTLAPKTAGVFLKVSRKALVTNSIGLDTLLRSDLNTSIGRAVDKTALVGGGTNEPEGIMSTVAATVFGDANDVSLHAADLMNAVEVEDNDGDVFFISQGVANLARRYRNALGMPVPLATQFYDKKVVVTNNVSGNKLVYGKISDLVVGFWNQAGTAPSVDIIVDTATYSSEGAVKLVGFVDVDVALKQGSASFAWGEAAVSGS; this comes from the coding sequence ATGCATATTCACAAGATTAAAGCCGACCGGGCAGCAACCGTTTCGGAGATGCGGGCAGCCTTGTCCGCAGGCAACAACGCGGAATTCGAGAAGCTGGCCAAGCAGATTGAAGCTTTCGACGCTCAAATCAACGCTGAGGAACGCATGGCCGCGTTCGAGGCCCGTCAGCCCGCCAAGGATAGCCTTGAGTCCGAAATTCGCGCCTACAGCGTGTCTGCGGCCGTCACCGGCTACGTCAACGGCAGGCTTGAAGGCCGTGAGGCTGAGGTTGCTCAGGAGCTGCGTAACGGCGCTCAGACCACTCGCGGTATGCGAATCCCGCTGTCTGCCATCGCTGACTATGAGCGCCGCGAAGTTACAGCCAACCCGGCTTTCCAGAATCAGAGCTTCCAGAACCTGATTCCGCGTCTTGCACCGGCTAGCCATGTCATTCAGGCTGGCGCAACGGTCCTGTCCGGCCTTGGCTACGGCTCGATCAGCTTTCCGCGCATGGTAGGCGGCCCGGACGCGAATATCTCGTGGGTAGCTGAATCCGGCGCTGTTTCGCAGGGCTCTGCTACGTTCGACAACGTCACGCTCGCTCCGAAGACGGCGGGCGTGTTCCTCAAGGTCAGCCGCAAGGCCCTCGTGACCAACTCGATTGGCCTCGATACGCTGCTTCGTTCGGACCTAAACACCTCCATCGGCCGTGCCGTTGACAAGACTGCTCTCGTTGGTGGCGGCACGAACGAGCCGGAAGGCATCATGTCCACCGTCGCAGCTACCGTATTTGGTGATGCCAACGACGTCAGCCTGCATGCTGCGGACCTCATGAACGCTGTCGAGGTCGAAGACAATGACGGCGACGTGTTCTTCATCTCGCAGGGCGTTGCGAATCTGGCTCGCCGTTACCGCAATGCTCTCGGCATGCCGGTTCCGCTGGCAACGCAGTTCTACGACAAGAAGGTTGTCGTCACGAACAACGTATCTGGCAACAAGCTCGTCTACGGCAAGATTTCGGACCTCGTAGTCGGATTCTGGAATCAGGCCGGTACTGCGCCGTCTGTCGATATCATTGTTGATACGGCGACCTACTCCTCCGAAGGCGCTGTCAAGCTCGTTGGCTTTGTCGACGTTGACGTTGCCCTCAAGCAGGGCTCGGCATCCTTCGCTTGGGGCGAGGCAGCGGTTAGCGGCTCGTAA
- a CDS encoding HK97 family phage prohead protease encodes MRLAPYRHLTKGDKLMQTEKRLAAAPFSEITGRILTGYAVLWGVETRIGDFTEIFERGAFTQTLANRANLRDILLLVDHDSTQLLARQANSSLTITEDAKGLRVQASLPDTQLGNDTLKMAEAGLLGGLSVGFVAVKEEWTGNRRSVSQADLVEVSIIHAHAAVLPTADTLDVRKLQAGAEADLRARLYTYYLGA; translated from the coding sequence ATGCGGCTAGCCCCCTACCGCCACCTGACGAAAGGAGACAAGCTTATGCAGACTGAAAAAAGACTAGCCGCTGCGCCGTTTAGCGAAATCACCGGGCGCATTCTCACGGGCTACGCAGTGCTTTGGGGCGTCGAGACTCGTATCGGCGACTTTACAGAAATTTTCGAACGCGGAGCCTTTACGCAGACGCTCGCGAACCGGGCCAACCTACGGGATATCCTCCTCCTCGTGGATCATGACTCGACGCAGTTGCTCGCGCGGCAGGCCAATAGCTCGCTCACCATCACGGAAGATGCCAAGGGTTTGCGAGTCCAGGCATCGCTTCCAGACACTCAGCTTGGCAACGATACGCTCAAGATGGCTGAAGCTGGCCTTCTAGGCGGGCTCTCCGTTGGCTTTGTGGCCGTCAAGGAAGAATGGACCGGCAATCGCCGCAGCGTGAGCCAAGCCGATCTTGTGGAGGTTTCAATCATTCACGCTCACGCAGCCGTCCTGCCGACTGCCGACACGCTCGACGTTCGCAAGCTGCAGGCCGGGGCTGAAGCCGACCTGCGAGCCCGTTTGTACACATATTATCTGGGAGCTTAA
- a CDS encoding phage portal protein encodes MAKTVYERISGLFFGKSETRATDVSDPLVASILGYAPTASAALNMSTASRCISLITGAFASADVTLYRQAADGSPEPAVGHALYDLMLNGTADMSAYELKSALMESLASYGEAFAKVSFDNQGRLTSLDPLEWQNVSVENLGNGRLQYRVVDLLRNNAVTVHSSNDIFHAKWRPKNLRGRSPLALAALSMGIASDFENAVATDARSGFKAGGILTAPGAIANDTAKRLKATFESGYMGAAGTGKIAVLGDGLKFDRMALSNADNEVLENRRLNAYLVAQAYGVPPDVAGLPFHSTWSSASEANRQFVNLAAEVWSQCLCQQLCAFVLGSRERKTLYLAAKWDLLISGSLQERSAAYNSLTSAGIMTLNEARQTMDLKPLENGNQLRVPLNTAPAKEPVA; translated from the coding sequence ATGGCCAAAACCGTATATGAACGCATTTCTGGTCTTTTCTTCGGCAAGTCCGAAACCCGCGCAACCGACGTGTCCGACCCCCTCGTGGCCTCTATCCTCGGCTATGCACCCACGGCAAGCGCAGCGCTCAACATGTCGACGGCTTCCCGCTGCATCAGCTTGATTACTGGCGCGTTTGCAAGCGCTGACGTCACTTTGTACCGGCAAGCCGCCGACGGCAGCCCTGAGCCGGCTGTCGGGCACGCTCTTTATGATCTGATGCTGAATGGCACGGCGGATATGTCTGCTTATGAGCTGAAGTCTGCTCTCATGGAATCGCTGGCTTCCTACGGCGAGGCATTCGCGAAAGTCAGCTTCGACAATCAAGGCAGGCTAACGAGTCTAGATCCGCTCGAATGGCAGAATGTCTCGGTCGAAAACCTTGGCAATGGCCGCCTGCAGTATCGCGTTGTTGACCTCTTGCGGAACAATGCCGTTACCGTCCATTCAAGCAACGATATCTTCCATGCCAAGTGGCGTCCGAAGAACCTGCGCGGCCGCTCGCCGCTTGCTCTGGCGGCTTTGTCCATGGGCATTGCCAGTGATTTCGAGAACGCCGTTGCTACCGATGCGCGTTCTGGCTTCAAGGCAGGCGGCATTCTGACAGCGCCGGGCGCTATTGCCAACGACACGGCCAAGCGTTTGAAAGCGACTTTCGAGTCCGGATACATGGGCGCGGCTGGCACTGGCAAGATCGCTGTTTTGGGCGACGGCCTCAAGTTCGACCGCATGGCGCTCAGCAATGCGGACAATGAAGTGCTCGAAAATCGCAGGCTCAATGCGTACCTTGTGGCGCAAGCATACGGCGTGCCGCCAGATGTTGCTGGCCTGCCTTTCCACAGCACGTGGTCATCGGCGAGCGAGGCTAACCGCCAGTTCGTGAACCTCGCGGCTGAAGTCTGGTCGCAATGCTTGTGCCAGCAGTTGTGCGCATTTGTGCTTGGCTCCCGTGAGCGAAAAACGCTCTATCTCGCGGCCAAGTGGGATTTGCTGATTTCCGGCTCATTGCAGGAGCGTTCGGCAGCCTACAACAGCCTCACGTCGGCCGGAATCATGACGCTCAACGAAGCGCGCCAGACCATGGATTTGAAGCCGCTCGAAAACGGAAATCAACTCCGCGTCCCGCTCAATACGGCGCCAGCTAAGGAGCCCGTCGCATGA